The Brasilonema sennae CENA114 genome includes a region encoding these proteins:
- a CDS encoding universal stress protein: MFKTVLFPIDQSREAREAAEVVVNIVQKYGSKLVLLSVVEEPAADSPNGDAMSSPEKVAQLLETAKSLFAGQGISAEALERQGKPAFTICDVADDIGANLIVMGCRGLGLTDEGSTDSVTTRVINLSPCPVLVVP, translated from the coding sequence ATGTTTAAAACAGTTCTGTTTCCAATTGATCAAAGTCGAGAAGCACGCGAAGCAGCCGAAGTGGTTGTTAATATAGTGCAAAAGTATGGTAGTAAATTGGTGCTACTGAGTGTAGTTGAGGAACCCGCCGCAGACTCGCCCAACGGGGATGCCATGTCCTCACCAGAAAAAGTAGCCCAACTGCTAGAAACAGCCAAATCCCTGTTTGCTGGGCAAGGCATTTCAGCCGAAGCCTTGGAACGGCAAGGCAAACCTGCTTTTACCATCTGTGATGTGGCAGATGATATAGGAGCAAATTTAATTGTCATGGGTTGTCGAGGGCTAGGCTTGACTGACGAGGGATCGACTGATAGCGTTACCACCCGCGTGATTAATCTTTCTCCTTGCCCAGTCTTAGTTGTGCCGTAG
- a CDS encoding phosphoglycerate kinase, giving the protein MSKKTLANLSAEDLSGKRALVRVDFNVPVDDSGKITDDTRIRAALPTIQDLTQKGAKVILVSHFGRPKGVDDKLRLTPVAKRLSELLGQEVVKTDDSIGDEVATKVGALQNGQVLLLENVRFYKEEEKNDPEFAKKLAANADLYVNDAFGTAHRAHASTEGVTKYLSPSVGGYLIEKELQYLQNAIENPQRPLVAIIGGSKVSSKIGVIEALLEKCDKLIIGGGMIFTFFKARGLSVGKSLVEEDKLELAKSLEAKAKEKGVTFLLPTDVVIADKFAADANSQTVSVESIPDGWMGLDIGPDSIKVFQEALADCKSVVWNGPMGVFEFEKFAAGTEAIAHTLAEISKGGATTIIGGGDSVAAVEKVGLADQMSHISTGGGASLELLEGKELPGIVALDEA; this is encoded by the coding sequence GTGTCCAAGAAAACTTTAGCAAATTTATCTGCAGAAGACTTGTCTGGTAAACGCGCCCTGGTGAGAGTTGATTTTAACGTACCAGTTGATGATTCTGGCAAAATTACAGATGATACTCGCATTCGTGCTGCTCTGCCTACTATACAGGATTTGACGCAGAAGGGAGCTAAGGTGATTTTAGTGAGCCATTTTGGGCGTCCCAAGGGTGTAGATGACAAACTGCGGTTGACTCCGGTTGCTAAGCGTCTGTCTGAGTTATTGGGGCAAGAAGTTGTCAAAACTGACGACTCTATCGGCGATGAAGTTGCAACGAAAGTTGGGGCTTTACAAAATGGACAAGTTTTGCTACTTGAAAACGTCCGTTTCTACAAAGAAGAGGAGAAAAACGATCCAGAATTTGCCAAAAAACTGGCAGCAAATGCCGATTTGTATGTTAATGACGCTTTTGGTACCGCACACCGCGCTCACGCTTCTACCGAAGGCGTGACGAAGTACCTGAGTCCTTCTGTGGGTGGATATTTGATTGAAAAAGAATTGCAGTATCTGCAAAACGCGATCGAAAATCCCCAGCGTCCTTTGGTGGCTATTATCGGCGGTTCCAAAGTTTCCAGCAAAATTGGCGTGATTGAAGCCCTTTTGGAAAAGTGCGACAAACTCATCATTGGCGGTGGAATGATTTTCACCTTTTTTAAAGCTCGTGGTTTGAGTGTCGGTAAGTCATTGGTGGAAGAAGATAAGCTAGAATTGGCAAAGTCTTTGGAAGCTAAGGCAAAAGAAAAGGGCGTCACTTTCTTGCTACCCACAGATGTGGTTATAGCAGATAAGTTTGCTGCTGATGCCAATTCTCAAACCGTTAGCGTGGAAAGTATTCCTGATGGTTGGATGGGGTTGGATATCGGACCTGATTCGATAAAAGTGTTCCAAGAAGCCCTTGCTGATTGCAAGAGTGTGGTTTGGAACGGTCCAATGGGTGTGTTTGAGTTTGAGAAGTTTGCTGCAGGAACAGAAGCGATCGCCCACACACTCGCCGAAATCAGCAAAGGCGGCGCAACCACCATCATCGGCGGCGGTGATTCCGTAGCTGCTGTGGAAAAAGTTGGTTTAGCTGATCAAATGAGCCATATCTCGACTGGTGGCGGTGCTAGTTTGGAGCTGCTCGAAGGTAAGGAATTACCTGGTATTGTGGCGTTAGATGAAGCATAA
- a CDS encoding NUDIX hydrolase, whose product MEPKWLEWTQKLQAIAQNGLTFTENPYDIERYKVLQAIAAEIMSTYSNVEHSYILDLFAREVGYATPKVDVRGVVFRDNTILLVKERLDGCWTLPGGWADIGDSPSEAAVREIFEESGYQTRAIKVLAVYDRNRQGHTPHQHYIYKLFFLCELVGGSPSASIETEEVGFFPEDNIPELSLGRVTPAQITRLFQHYRDPDLPTDFD is encoded by the coding sequence GTGGAACCGAAATGGCTGGAATGGACGCAAAAATTACAGGCGATCGCCCAAAATGGTTTAACTTTTACCGAAAATCCTTATGACATTGAGCGCTATAAAGTGCTTCAGGCGATCGCCGCTGAAATCATGTCAACATACTCAAATGTCGAACACAGCTATATCCTTGATTTATTCGCTCGTGAAGTGGGATACGCAACGCCCAAAGTTGACGTACGTGGAGTAGTGTTTCGCGACAATACTATATTGTTAGTCAAAGAAAGGCTGGACGGTTGTTGGACTTTACCTGGTGGCTGGGCGGATATTGGCGACTCGCCCAGTGAAGCAGCTGTTAGAGAAATTTTTGAAGAATCTGGATATCAGACACGCGCGATCAAAGTGCTGGCTGTCTATGACAGAAACAGACAAGGACATACACCGCATCAGCATTACATCTACAAGCTCTTTTTTCTGTGTGAACTTGTTGGTGGTTCCCCATCGGCGAGTATTGAAACAGAGGAAGTGGGTTTTTTTCCTGAAGACAACATTCCAGAACTATCCCTTGGGCGTGTAACCCCAGCTCAAATCACCAGACTTTTCCAGCATTACCGCGATCCAGATTTGCCCACAGACTTTGATTAG